In Paenibacillus phoenicis, one genomic interval encodes:
- the rpiB gene encoding ribose 5-phosphate isomerase B produces the protein MKVVIANDHGGLMLKRELASLLREMNAEVVDLGCDTQDAVDYPDYAIRAAAMVANGEAERGILICGTGIGMSIAANKVPGIRCALAHDVFSAKATRLHNDSNMLALGERVIGPGLAREIVKTWIETEFEGGRHQRRIDKVSNYERSARSE, from the coding sequence ATGAAGGTTGTCATAGCCAATGACCACGGCGGATTGATGCTGAAAAGGGAGCTTGCGTCCCTGCTGCGGGAAATGAACGCGGAAGTCGTCGACCTCGGCTGCGATACCCAAGATGCGGTGGATTACCCCGACTATGCGATTCGGGCGGCGGCGATGGTCGCCAACGGAGAAGCGGAGCGGGGAATTCTGATTTGCGGAACGGGAATCGGCATGTCGATCGCGGCCAACAAGGTGCCCGGCATTCGCTGCGCGCTCGCGCATGACGTGTTCAGCGCGAAGGCGACGCGGCTCCATAACGACAGCAACATGCTGGCTTTGGGCGAGCGGGTTATCGGGCCCGGATTGGCAAGAGAAATCGTGAAGACCTGGATAGAGACGGAGTTTGAAGGCGGACGCCATCAACGGCGGATTGACAAGGTGTCAAATTACGAGCGTTCCGCCCGATCCGAATAA
- a CDS encoding PTS sugar transporter subunit IIA — protein MSTEWLEESFILLGLEGDSKEEVLSEMAGNLLAHGVVKESYIRAIIEREQTFPTGLPTVSCSVAIPHTDIEHVNRKAISIGILKRPVEFGIMGEESATTPVEIVFMLAMDQKKSQLRLLTRLMQIIQDGRMLDALRHGESAAAVKALMNDKLQPEEIKEVESYD, from the coding sequence ATGAGTACCGAATGGCTTGAGGAATCTTTCATTTTGCTTGGCTTGGAGGGAGACAGCAAGGAAGAAGTGTTAAGCGAAATGGCCGGCAATCTGCTGGCCCACGGTGTTGTGAAGGAGAGCTACATCCGGGCGATCATCGAACGCGAGCAGACCTTTCCCACCGGGCTTCCGACCGTGTCCTGCTCCGTCGCCATTCCCCATACCGATATCGAGCATGTGAACCGCAAGGCGATCAGCATCGGCATTTTAAAGCGGCCGGTGGAGTTCGGCATCATGGGCGAAGAGAGCGCGACGACCCCGGTGGAGATCGTATTTATGCTGGCCATGGACCAGAAGAAATCCCAGCTTAGGCTGCTGACGCGCCTGATGCAAATTATCCAGGACGGACGGATGCTTGATGCGCTTCGCCATGGGGAGAGCGCCGCCGCCGTCAAAGCATTGATGAACGACAAATTGCAGCCTGAAGAAATCAAGGAGGTCGAATCATATGACTAA
- a CDS encoding PTS galactitol transporter subunit IIC, whose amino-acid sequence MQDMVGALRSFLDLGPTVILPVAIFILGIIFGQKPGKAFRSGLTIGVGFIGISLVVDLLVNNLGPAANGMVERFGIQLNVIDVGWPGSASISWASPIAPFIIPAGLLVNVIMLVTKTTKTMNVDIWNFWHFTFTGACVYALTQSVVLGLLAAIIFQIIVLKIADWTAPMLESYFDLPGISVPTGSTVSYAPLGIPLVKLIQKIPGVSKLHADPESIQKRFGVFGEPIFMGLVLGIALGILAGYNAGEVIKVGMAMGGVMFLMPRMVKILMEGLMPISESARDFLKRKFGADNVYIGLDAAVAIGHPSVIATALILVPITVALAVFLPGNKVLPFVDLATIPFIVAFIVGAAKGNIIHSVIAGTVLIALSLYMATDLAPLNTQMAIDAHFNMPEGTTQISSIDQSGNLINYVIYKVFALFN is encoded by the coding sequence ATGCAAGATATGGTTGGCGCTTTACGCTCATTTTTGGATTTAGGTCCGACCGTCATTTTGCCGGTGGCGATCTTTATTCTGGGGATAATCTTCGGGCAGAAGCCGGGCAAGGCTTTCCGTTCCGGTCTGACGATCGGCGTAGGGTTTATCGGCATCTCTCTGGTCGTGGATTTGCTGGTTAATAATCTTGGACCGGCGGCGAACGGGATGGTCGAGCGGTTTGGCATCCAGCTCAACGTGATCGATGTCGGCTGGCCCGGTTCGGCTTCCATCTCGTGGGCTTCGCCGATCGCGCCGTTCATTATCCCGGCAGGGCTATTGGTCAACGTGATCATGCTGGTGACGAAAACGACCAAGACGATGAACGTCGATATTTGGAACTTCTGGCATTTCACTTTTACAGGCGCTTGTGTGTATGCGCTTACCCAAAGCGTCGTTTTAGGTTTGCTGGCTGCGATCATTTTCCAGATTATCGTGCTCAAAATTGCCGACTGGACCGCGCCGATGCTGGAGAGCTATTTCGATTTGCCCGGCATTTCCGTGCCGACGGGCAGCACCGTATCTTATGCGCCGCTCGGCATTCCGCTGGTGAAGCTGATTCAGAAAATTCCGGGAGTGAGCAAGCTGCATGCCGATCCGGAAAGCATTCAAAAGCGCTTTGGCGTCTTTGGAGAACCGATTTTCATGGGGCTGGTGCTGGGGATCGCGCTTGGCATTTTGGCCGGGTACAACGCGGGCGAGGTGATCAAGGTCGGTATGGCGATGGGCGGCGTAATGTTCCTGATGCCGCGGATGGTCAAAATCTTGATGGAAGGTCTGATGCCGATCTCCGAATCGGCCCGCGATTTCCTCAAACGCAAGTTCGGCGCCGACAACGTGTACATCGGGCTTGACGCCGCAGTGGCCATCGGCCATCCGTCGGTCATTGCCACCGCGCTGATTCTGGTTCCGATTACTGTTGCGCTGGCGGTGTTCCTGCCCGGCAACAAGGTGCTGCCTTTCGTTGATCTGGCCACGATTCCGTTCATTGTAGCCTTCATCGTCGGCGCGGCCAAAGGCAACATCATCCACTCGGTGATTGCCGGGACCGTGCTCATCGCCTTGTCGCTATATATGGCGACCGACCTGGCGCCGCTGAATACGCAAATGGCGATAGATGCCCATTTCAACATGCCTGAGGGAACAACGCAAATCTCCAGTATCGACCAGAGCGGGAATCTGATCAACTACGTCATATATAAAGTGTTTGCCTTGTTTAACTAA
- a CDS encoding BglG family transcription antiterminator: MELDARSSQLLRELLTNPGIKNKDLEHKYGLSRRQVEYSLSKINDWLKANYLPEIKRSRTGQFLIGKALFTALSMDRERNTKGNYNLSAEERANLIILMMLSKNEELSLFHFTHALGVSKNTILRDLKNAQDAISPLHLEIKYSRMHGYYIEGNEFNQRQALIDIVHKTLETYGGENWLRELAGAAPSQVAALRRKIEAVESKLNLKFTDEKLESMPYILLLLLRRVKQGRVVEGFHIHYDELSDTKEYRAVEELLSELEPIPMEERMFITLHLLTTNISSTDYLSDDTLPELNRALSEMLSQFERNACVTLQDKEQLHNKILLHLKPAYYRIKYRLSITNPLQESVSKEFKELHHLVKKSCGPLVELIGAEIPESETTYLTMLIGGWCTRQGDSIRQKIRALVVCPKGVCVSRLLESTLRELFPEFVFFDALSVREFHNYALEYDVVFSTVYLPTDKKLFLIKTFLGKEDRYRLRKQVMEELHGYVPSEFNMDRIMEIIGKYAVIQNSQSLLLELRQYLMPEREPRNNPFMAPEMPDLSDLIVPDTITLARCAKSWEEAVRMAAEPLLRRGSITAGYVQAMLEASESRDPYIIIGHQVAIPHADPECGVHEVSMSLLRLEEPVCYAEGYMIHVIVVIAAKDKYRHLRSLNQLMKLAGNQEEVMALIEADTPEKIHEIAAAFSIDEERGIVHEYRMA, from the coding sequence ATGGAGCTTGATGCGAGAAGCAGTCAACTGTTGCGTGAGCTGTTGACCAATCCCGGAATCAAGAACAAGGATCTGGAGCATAAGTACGGCTTAAGCCGAAGGCAGGTGGAGTACAGCCTGAGCAAAATCAATGATTGGCTCAAAGCCAATTATTTGCCGGAAATCAAGAGAAGCAGGACCGGGCAATTTCTGATCGGCAAGGCGCTGTTTACCGCGCTGTCGATGGACCGGGAGCGGAACACGAAGGGCAACTACAATTTGTCCGCGGAAGAACGCGCCAATCTGATTATTTTGATGATGCTGAGCAAAAACGAAGAATTGTCGCTGTTTCATTTTACGCATGCTCTCGGTGTGAGCAAAAATACGATTCTCCGCGACTTGAAAAATGCGCAGGATGCCATAAGCCCGCTGCATTTAGAGATCAAATACTCCAGAATGCACGGCTACTACATCGAGGGAAATGAGTTTAACCAGCGGCAGGCCCTGATCGACATCGTCCACAAAACGCTGGAAACGTATGGCGGAGAGAACTGGCTCAGGGAGCTTGCCGGAGCCGCTCCTTCCCAAGTCGCCGCCCTTCGCCGCAAAATCGAAGCGGTGGAAAGCAAGCTGAACCTGAAATTCACCGACGAAAAGCTGGAGTCCATGCCCTATATTTTGCTGTTGCTGCTCAGAAGAGTGAAGCAGGGGCGAGTTGTCGAGGGGTTCCATATTCACTATGATGAACTGTCCGATACCAAGGAGTACAGGGCCGTGGAAGAACTGCTCAGCGAGCTTGAGCCCATTCCGATGGAAGAGAGAATGTTCATTACGCTACATCTGCTTACGACCAACATCTCTTCCACCGATTATTTGTCCGACGATACGTTGCCGGAGCTAAACCGGGCGTTGTCCGAGATGCTGTCCCAGTTCGAGCGTAACGCCTGTGTCACGCTGCAGGACAAGGAGCAGTTGCACAACAAAATTTTGCTGCACCTGAAGCCGGCCTATTACCGGATCAAATACCGTCTCTCCATTACGAATCCGCTGCAGGAATCGGTCAGCAAGGAGTTCAAGGAACTGCATCATCTGGTCAAAAAATCTTGCGGCCCTCTCGTGGAACTGATTGGCGCCGAAATACCGGAGAGCGAAACGACTTATTTGACGATGCTGATCGGCGGCTGGTGCACAAGGCAGGGGGACAGCATTCGGCAGAAGATCAGGGCGCTTGTCGTTTGCCCCAAGGGCGTGTGTGTCTCCAGGCTATTGGAGAGCACTTTGCGCGAACTGTTCCCGGAATTCGTCTTTTTCGATGCGCTGTCCGTCCGCGAGTTCCACAATTACGCGCTGGAGTACGATGTCGTGTTCTCCACCGTTTATTTGCCGACCGACAAGAAGCTGTTTCTCATTAAGACATTTCTCGGGAAAGAGGACAGATACAGACTGCGCAAGCAGGTGATGGAGGAGCTCCACGGTTATGTTCCTTCCGAGTTCAACATGGACAGAATCATGGAGATCATCGGAAAATATGCCGTTATCCAAAACAGCCAGTCTCTGCTCCTGGAGCTTAGGCAGTATCTCATGCCTGAACGCGAGCCAAGGAACAACCCCTTTATGGCCCCGGAGATGCCGGACTTAAGCGATCTAATTGTTCCAGATACGATCACGCTGGCCAGATGCGCAAAATCTTGGGAGGAAGCCGTCCGTATGGCCGCGGAGCCGCTGCTTCGCCGCGGCAGCATCACTGCGGGCTATGTGCAGGCTATGTTGGAAGCCAGTGAGAGCAGGGATCCTTACATTATCATCGGCCATCAAGTGGCCATCCCGCACGCCGATCCCGAATGCGGAGTCCATGAAGTGTCCATGAGCCTGCTGCGTCTGGAGGAACCGGTATGTTACGCGGAAGGGTACATGATCCATGTCATTGTGGTCATTGCCGCCAAGGATAAGTACCGGCATCTGCGCTCCTTGAACCAACTGATGAAGCTTGCCGGCAACCAAGAGGAGGTGATGGCCTTGATTGAAGCGGATACGCCCGAGAAAATCCACGAAATCGCCGCCGCATTTTCCATAGATGAAGAGAGAGGGATCGTACATGAGTACCGAATGGCTTGA
- a CDS encoding PTS sugar transporter subunit IIB: MTKKTILVACGAGIATSTIVTEALKELCKANHIEANLVQCKITEVPSLAEGADLLVSTTIANKEYPFPVINARAFLTGIGIDEVKAKILQELLK, translated from the coding sequence ATGACTAAAAAGACCATTCTGGTCGCCTGCGGGGCGGGCATCGCCACCTCAACCATCGTCACTGAAGCGCTCAAGGAATTGTGCAAGGCCAACCATATCGAGGCCAATTTAGTGCAGTGCAAAATTACCGAAGTGCCCTCGCTGGCTGAAGGTGCGGACCTGCTCGTCAGCACGACCATCGCCAACAAAGAATATCCATTTCCGGTCATCAACGCAAGAGCGTTTCTGACCGGGATCGGCATCGATGAAGTCAAAGCCAAAATTTTGCAGGAACTGTTGAAATAA
- a CDS encoding zinc-binding dehydrogenase, which produces MKALVKKELGFGNLEVMEVEEPQIGPDQVKIEVKYAGVCGTDLHTYEGKYKVKAPVTLGHEFSGQVVEVGANVEGIQVGDRVTSETTFFICGECRYCKSRQYNLCASRRGLGTQQNGGFAKYVVARKESVHKLPDNVDYLSAALTEPLACAHHAVSKAGIKEGEVVVVLGPGPIGLLTAQIAKSLGATVIITGLSKDKVRLEKALELGIDYAVNIQNEDLKELANGLTNGYGADVVLECTGAVPAVAMGLDVLAKQGRYVQVGIFASPEIPVDFEKIIQKEISVIGCRSQNPFDWEPSLRLMNEQRVNAKALVTHKFPITEWAEAFKLMRNGEAIKVVLTPVS; this is translated from the coding sequence ATGAAAGCATTGGTTAAAAAGGAGCTTGGATTTGGAAACCTGGAGGTCATGGAGGTCGAGGAACCGCAGATCGGGCCGGATCAGGTCAAAATTGAGGTGAAGTATGCCGGCGTGTGCGGAACGGATCTGCATACCTATGAAGGCAAGTATAAAGTCAAGGCGCCCGTTACCCTGGGCCATGAGTTTTCCGGCCAGGTGGTAGAGGTGGGAGCGAACGTAGAGGGAATCCAGGTCGGGGACCGCGTCACTTCGGAAACGACCTTTTTCATTTGCGGGGAGTGCAGGTATTGTAAATCACGGCAATACAATCTGTGCGCAAGCCGCAGAGGGCTGGGAACCCAGCAAAACGGAGGTTTCGCCAAATATGTCGTCGCCCGCAAAGAAAGCGTGCATAAGCTGCCGGACAACGTGGATTATTTGTCGGCTGCCCTGACCGAGCCTCTTGCTTGCGCGCATCATGCCGTTTCCAAGGCCGGCATTAAGGAAGGCGAGGTCGTTGTGGTGCTAGGCCCGGGACCGATCGGGCTCTTGACGGCGCAGATCGCCAAAAGCCTGGGCGCAACTGTGATCATTACCGGGCTCAGCAAAGATAAGGTCCGTCTCGAAAAGGCGCTTGAACTGGGGATCGACTATGCTGTGAACATCCAAAACGAGGACTTAAAGGAGCTGGCTAACGGGCTGACGAACGGATACGGCGCGGATGTTGTGCTGGAATGCACCGGCGCGGTGCCGGCTGTTGCGATGGGACTGGACGTTCTGGCCAAACAAGGGCGTTATGTGCAGGTGGGCATATTCGCATCGCCGGAAATCCCGGTTGATTTTGAGAAAATTATCCAGAAGGAAATCAGCGTCATCGGCTGCCGCAGCCAGAATCCGTTCGATTGGGAGCCTTCCCTGCGGCTTATGAACGAACAGCGCGTCAACGCGAAAGCGCTGGTGACGCACAAATTCCCTATAACGGAATGGGCAGAAGCGTTTAAGCTGATGAGAAACGGCGAGGCGATCAAGGTTGTTCTGACCCCCGTTTCTTAA
- the rpe gene encoding ribulose-phosphate 3-epimerase: MNKPKLAPSILAADFSKLGSEIEAADKAGADMIHIDVMDGAFVPNITLGPDIIASVRPYTNLAFDVHLMIEEPQRYIARFAAAGADIITVQAEACRHLHRTIQEIKASGVKSGVALSPATPPDVLDYVIGEIDMVLLMSVNPGFGGQSFIPAVLEKIRAVRKTIDALGVSVDIEVDGGIKLSNVGKVVQAGADVIVAGSALYNSEGIGHNAARFRAAMDNAALPKGM, translated from the coding sequence ATGAATAAGCCGAAGCTGGCGCCATCGATTCTTGCGGCGGATTTCTCCAAGCTTGGCAGCGAGATTGAGGCGGCCGACAAGGCAGGAGCCGATATGATTCATATCGATGTGATGGACGGAGCGTTTGTGCCGAATATTACGCTGGGACCGGACATCATCGCATCCGTCCGCCCCTATACCAATCTGGCTTTCGACGTGCACTTGATGATCGAGGAGCCGCAGCGGTACATCGCCCGTTTTGCCGCTGCAGGCGCCGATATCATTACGGTTCAAGCGGAGGCGTGCCGCCATTTGCACCGGACCATTCAGGAAATTAAGGCTTCCGGCGTCAAAAGCGGCGTCGCTCTCAGTCCGGCGACACCGCCGGACGTGCTGGATTACGTGATTGGAGAGATCGACATGGTGCTGCTGATGAGCGTAAATCCAGGGTTTGGCGGGCAAAGCTTCATCCCTGCTGTTCTGGAGAAGATCAGGGCGGTGCGGAAAACGATCGATGCGCTGGGCGTGAGTGTGGATATAGAGGTGGACGGAGGCATCAAGCTGTCCAATGTCGGTAAGGTTGTCCAAGCGGGCGCCGATGTGATCGTCGCCGGTTCCGCTCTGTACAACAGCGAAGGCATCGGGCACAATGCCGCCCGTTTCAGAGCCGCCATGGACAACGCGGCTTTGCCGAAAGGGATGTGA